The following coding sequences are from one Candidatus Kapaibacterium sp. window:
- a CDS encoding restriction endonuclease subunit S → MKKYDSYKDSGIEWIGEIPNHWKEMRMRFLGYLYGGLSGKTASDFDQSSIERNKYFIPFTNIANNFKIDPHSLQTVVISENENQNKVEVGDLFFLMSSENYEDVGKSAVLLDDLPDTYLNTFCKGFRITNENVIPRFLNYQLHSRVLRHNLLTGANGFTRINLKIDKVIDLFTALPPLKEQKSIANYLDRKTAEIDELITAKKRLLELYEEEKTAVINQAVTKGINPDVPMKDSGIEWLGKIPKHWEVKRLKTIARVQTGRTPKIQNSQIDYFENGELNWFTPSDFDGNIELIESKRKLISEAIEIGEVELFPECSIYLVSIGATLGKVSFFRDKASANQQINIIIFHQTYNPLFGYYFLVGNKEMINLEADYTTLPILNQSKTKSLLFAVPPPEEQQLIVKHIEIECARIDNKNAKTEKLIELLTEYRTALISEVVTGKVKVIE, encoded by the coding sequence ATGAAAAAATACGATTCATATAAAGATTCCGGAATCGAATGGATTGGCGAAATTCCGAATCATTGGAAAGAGATGAGGATGCGATTCTTAGGATATTTATACGGAGGTTTATCAGGCAAAACTGCATCTGATTTCGACCAATCTTCAATAGAACGTAACAAATATTTTATTCCGTTTACGAATATAGCTAATAATTTCAAAATCGACCCTCACAGTTTACAAACTGTAGTTATTTCCGAGAATGAAAATCAAAATAAAGTAGAAGTTGGAGACTTATTTTTTTTAATGAGTTCTGAAAACTACGAAGATGTTGGCAAATCTGCTGTACTTTTGGATGATTTGCCTGATACATACTTGAATACCTTTTGCAAAGGATTCAGAATAACAAATGAAAATGTTATTCCTAGATTTTTAAATTATCAATTACACAGTAGAGTACTACGACACAATTTACTCACAGGTGCAAATGGCTTTACAAGAATTAATCTTAAAATTGATAAAGTCATAGATTTATTTACTGCATTACCTCCACTCAAAGAACAAAAATCTATAGCCAATTACCTCGACCGCAAAACCGCCGAAATAGATGAACTAATAACCGCCAAAAAACGACTGCTTGAGCTCTATGAAGAAGAAAAAACAGCTGTCATCAACCAAGCCGTTACCAAAGGTATCAACCCTGATGTGCCAATGAAAGATTCAGGCATCGAATGGTTAGGGAAAATTCCGAAGCATTGGGAGGTGAAAAGGTTGAAAACAATTGCAAGAGTTCAAACAGGTAGAACACCAAAAATTCAAAATTCTCAAATTGATTATTTTGAAAATGGAGAACTGAATTGGTTTACACCTTCTGACTTTGATGGAAATATTGAACTAATCGAATCAAAACGTAAATTAATTTCAGAAGCTATTGAAATAGGCGAAGTTGAGCTATTTCCTGAATGCTCAATTTATTTAGTTAGTATAGGAGCAACACTTGGAAAAGTAAGTTTTTTTAGAGATAAAGCATCTGCAAATCAACAGATAAATATAATAATTTTTCATCAAACCTATAACCCATTGTTCGGCTACTACTTCTTAGTTGGAAATAAAGAAATGATTAATCTTGAAGCAGATTATACAACATTACCAATTCTTAATCAAAGTAAAACTAAGAGTTTACTTTTTGCAGTTCCACCACCCGAAGAACAACAACTTATCGTTAAGCACATTGAAATAGAATGCGCCCGGATAGACAACAAAAATGCAAAAACAGAAAAATTGATTGAGTTATTAACCGAATACCGCACGGCGTTGATAAGCGAAGTGGTAACCGGCAAAGTAAAAGTAATTGAATAA